GGCCACCTCCAGCGCCCTGGGCCTGCCGCTGGCGCTGGCGGCGACGCTGGCCTACATCGTGGTCGGCCAGGGCCTGCCGGGCCGGCCGGAGGGCAGCCTGGGCCTGGTGCACCTGCCGTCCTGGCTGCTGCTGGCCAGCACCAGCGTGCTGGCGGCGCCGCTGGGCACGCGGATCTCGCATGCCACCCAGAGCCGGCGGCTGCGCCGGCTCTTCGGCCTGATGCTGCTCGGGGTGGCGGTGGAGATGCTGCGCCGCGCCTGGCATTTGCACTGAGTCGCCGTGAGCGAAGCGGCCCGGCCCGCCCATGCCGCTGCGAGGCGGCCCGGGCAGCGCCCGGCGCGCTTCAGCCAGCGAAGGGGATGCTGGCCAGCACGACCTGGTTGCCGCCCTGGGCCTGGGCGGCTTGCAGCGCCGTCCGGGCTGCATCGAGCAGCGCCTGGGTGGACGTTGCGCTGATCGGGAAAACGGCAATCCCGATCGACACGCTGAAATGCAGGGCCTGATCGCCCGCCACCACGATCTGGCTGGCGCAGGCGCGGCGCAGGCCCTCCATGCGCTTGTGCGCCGCGGCCAGGCCGCAGCCCGACATCAGCAGGGCATGGCGCTCGCCGTCGAGCCGGCAGGGCGTGTCCATCGCCCGGGTGCTGTCGCGCAGCAGGCGGCCCAGGGCCTCGACCAGGCCGCGGCGCTCGGCGGCGGGCGGACCCTCGGGCGGCAGGGCATCGGGCTCGATCAGGACGAGGGCGAATTCGCGGTGCTCGCGCTGGGACAGGTCGGCCTCGCGGCGCAGATTGGCGTCGAACTGGGCGGGCGGATGCAGGCCGGGCACCGGCTCCTCGGCCAGGGCGCGGGGCTGGACGGCGCGGCTGAGCTGCTCGTGGGCCTGCTGCAGGGCCTCGAACTGGGCCAGGGTCTGGCGCAGGGCCTGCTCGGCCCGCTGCTGCCCGCGGGCATCCAGCCACAGGCCGACCAGGGCGGTGCCATCGGCCGCCGGCGGGTCGAGCCGCAGCCGGGCACTGAGGTAAGTCGCCGGCGCACCCGGCGGCCCCAGGTCGATCAGGAGGGGATGGGTGGGCATGCCGGGCGCGGCGCCTTGCTCGGCCCGGGCCAGGCGTTCGGCCCGGTCGGCGGGCAGCAGGGCGGCATCGTCGCGGCCCCAGGCCGCCGCGGCATCGTCCAGGCCCAGGGCGCGGGCGCCCGCGGCATTCAGGCTCAGGTAGCGGCCCTGCGCATCCTTGCGCAGCAGCACGGCGCCCAGCGCATCGGCCAGGGTTTCGAGCAGGGGCCAGGCCAGGCCGGGCGAAGGGGGATCAGCTTGCCGCATCGGCCGATGCTAGGCCGCCGGGGAGAAGCCAGCGTGTCGATAATGGCTTGATGGACCGTGCTGATGTCGTCATCGTGGGCGCCGGCGCGGCCGGCCTGTTCTGTGCAGGCGTGGCGGGGCAGCGCGGGCTTTCGGTGCTGCTGATCGACCATGCGGAGAAGGTGGCCGAGAAGATCCGCATCTCCGGCGGCGGGCGCTGCAACTTCACCAACCGCGATGCCGGCCCGGCGCACTTCCTGTCCGAGAACCCGGCCTTCTGCCGCTCGGCCCTGGCGCGCTACACGCCGGCCCAGTTCATCGCCCTGGTGCAGCGCCACCGCATTGCCTGGCATGAGAAGCACAAGGGCCAGCTCTTCTGCGACGACAGCAGCGAGTCCATCATCCAGATGCTGCTGCGCGAGTGCGAGGCCGGCGGCGTGCGGCGCTGGCAGCCCTGCCGCGTCGAGGCGGTGCGGCAGACGGCGGCGGGCGGCTTCGAGCTCGACACCTCGCGCGGCCTGGTGCAGGCGCGGCAGTTGGTGGTTGCCAGCGGCGGCCTGTCCATCCCGAAGATCGGCGCCAGCGACTGGGGCCACCGCATCGCGCGGCAGTTCGGCCACCGCATCGTCGAGCCGCGGCCCGGCCTGGTGCCGCTGACCTTTGCCGCAGCCGACTGGGCGCCCTTCGCCGACCTGGCCGGCCTGGCCCTGCCGGTGCGGGTGGCCACCGGCAGCAAGCCGGCGCGCGGCGAGTTCCTGGAGGACCTGCTGTTCACCCACCGCGGCCTCAGCGGGCCGGCGGTGCTGCAGATCTCCAGCCACTGGCGGCCCGGCCAGATGCTGGAGCTGGACCTGCTGCCCGGCATCGACCTGGCCGCCGCGCTGCGCGAGGCCAAGCAGCGCTCGCGCAAGCAGCTCGGCAACGAACTGCTGACCTGGCTGCCGGCGCGGCTGGCCGAGAAGGTCTGCGCGCCGCTGGGCGAGCTGGCCCGGCGCACCCTGCCCGAGCAGCGCGACGCCACGCTGAGCGGCCTGGCCGACCGCTTGCAGCGCTGGCAACTGCTGCCCAGCGGCACCGAGGGCTACCGCAAGGCCGAGGTGACGATGGGCGGGGTCGACACCCGCGAGCTGAGCTCGCAGACGATGGAGAGCCGCCGCGTGCCCGGCCTGCACTTCATCGGCGAGGTGGCCGATGTCACCGGCTGGCTGGGCGGCTACAACTTCCAGTGGGCCTGGGCTAGCGCCCAGGCCTGCGCGATGGGCCTGCGGGCCGACGGGGGCTGAGCGGCAGCCCGGCCGCGGGTGCTGGCGCAGCCGGCGGACTCGCCTATACTCGCGCTCTTTGCCGGCAACAGCGTCTCGATCGACGTCCCGGGCTTGTCCGGAAACTGCCCGTTCGTCGACACCGGTCGCACCCACTGGATCCACCCGTTCATGACCACCATCCGCCTCAAGGAAAACGAGCCTTTCGATGTCGCCCTGCGCCGTTTCAAGCGCACCATCGAGAAGCTCGGCCTGCTGACCGACCTGCGCGCACGCGAGTTCTACGAGAAGCCGACCGCCGAGCGCAAGCGCAAGAAGGCCGCCGCCGTGAAGCGCCACTACAAGCGGGTCCGCAGCCAGCAGCTGCCCAAGCGCCTGTACTGATCGTCGCCCCGGCGTGGGTGGCCTGAACCGGCTGCCGCACCCAAGCCCGCCACGGGACGCCGTTGCGGGCTTCGTCGTTTCTGGAGACCCGACATGAGCCTGAAAGACCGCATCACCGAGGACATGAAGACCGCGATGCGCGCCAAGGATGCCGAGCGCCTGGGCACCATCCGCCTGTTGCTGGCTGCCTTGAAGCAGAAGGAAGTCGACGAGCGCATCACGCTGGACGACGCCGCCGTCATCGCCGTGGTCGACAAGCTGATCAAGCAGCGCAAGGACTCGGTGAGCCAGTACAGCGCCGCCGGCCGCCAGGACCTGGCCGACAAGGAACAGGCCGAGATCACCGTGCTGACCGCCTACCTGCCGCAACGCCTGGACGCCGCCGAGGTGCAGGCCCGTGTCGACGCGCTGGGCAATGCCCTGGCCGCCGAGCTAGGCCGTGCGCTGGCCGCCGCCGACATGGGCAAGCTGATGGGCAGCGCCAAGGCCGCGCTGGCCGGCATCGCCGAGATGGCGCAGGTGTCCGCGGCGGTCAAGTCGCGTCTCAGCCGCTGAAGCCCGGCCCCCGCTGGCGGCAAGCCGCTACAGTTGTGTCATGCAAACCTGACAACGTCCGTCCATGAGCCCCTCCGACCTGCCCCTCCAGCGTGCCAACGCCGACCTCGCCTTCGCGCCGCAACTGGGCCCCGAGGCGATGGCTGCGGTCGCCGCCTCCGGCTTCCGCAGCGTGATCAACAACCGGCCGGACGGCGAAGGCGGACCGGGCCAGCCGAGCAGCGAGTCCGTGCAGGCCGCTGCCGAGGCCGCCGGCCTGCAATACGCCCACCTGCCGGTGCTCGGCAGCATGCAGACCCCCGAGCAGGCCCGTGCGATGGCCGAGCTGCTGGCCAGTATGCCCAAGCCCATCCTGGCCTTTTGCCGCAGTGGCGCGCGCAGCGCCCGGCTGTGCGCGCTGGCCAGCGAGTTCACGCCGCGCTGAGCGGCCGGCGGACGGATCCGGCCGGGCCCGCATGGCCCGCCGGATGCCCCGCCCGCTTCGCAGGCTGAGCGGCCGACCATGTCGCGCCGCATCGCCCACCTCGACATGGACGCCTTCTTCGCGTCCGTCGAGCTGCTGAGCCGGCCCGAGCTGGCCGGCCTGCCCCTGGTCATCGGCGGCAGCCGCCCGGCCGGCGGCGAAGGCCCGCCGGCCCCCGAGCCGCTGGGGCGCTACCGCGGCCGCGGCGTCGTCACCACCGCCACCTACCCGGCCCGCGCCTTCGGCGTGCACAGCGGCATGCCGCTGATGCAGGCAGCGCGGCTCGCACCGCAGGCCCTGCGGCTGCCGCCGGATTTCGAGGCCTACAAGGCCGCGTCGCGCGCCTTCAAGGCAGCGGCGGCGACGATCGCGCCGACGATCGAGGACCGCGGCATCGACGAGATCTACCTCGACCTCAGCGCCCTGCCCGGCGTGGCCGAGGACGGCGGCCGGGCCTGCGCCGCCGCGCTTCAGGCAGCCGTCCGGGCCGCGACCGGCTTGAGCTGCTCGATCGCGGTGGCGCCGAACAAGCTGCTGGCCAAGCTGGGCTCCGAACTCGACAAGCCCGGCGGCCTCACCGTGCTCGGCCCCGAGGACCTGGCGACCCGCATCTGGCCGCTGCCGGCGCGCAAGCTCAACGGCATCGGCCCGCGGGCGGCGGAGAAGCTGTCGGCCCTGGGCATGCAGACCCTGGGCGAACTGGCCGCGGCCGATCCGGCCTGGCTGATCGTGCATTTCGGCCCGCGCTACGGCGCCTGGCTGCATGAGGCCGCGCAGGGCCGCGACGAGCGGCCGGTCGTGACCCACCGCGAGCCCAAGAGCCTGAGCCGCGAGACGACCTTCGAGCGCAACCTGCATCCGCGCAGCGACCGGGCCGAGCTTGGCGCCGTCTTCACCCGCCTGTGCGAGCGCCTGGCCGAGGACCTGCGCAAGCGCGGCCTGCGCGCCGGCCGCGTCGGCGTGAAGCTGCGCGATGCGGACTTCCGCACCCTCAGCCGCGAGCAGACCCTGGACACCCCGAGCGACGAAGCCGCCACCCTGCGCCGCGCCGCCGGCCTGGGCCTGAAACGCATGCCGCTGGACCAGCCGCTGCGCCTGCTGGGCGTGCGGGCCAGCAGCCTGCGGGCCGCCGACGCGCCGGAGACCGCCCCGATCCGCCGCCGCCCGCCTGCGGGGCCGCAGACGGCCGAGCTGTTTACCGACTGAAGCGGTCGCTCAGCCCGAGTTCAGGCCTGGACTCAGGCCTTGGGCAAGGTCACCCCGACCTGGCCCTGGTACTTGCCGCCACGGTCGGCATAGCTGGTCTCGCAGACCTCGTCGCTCTCGAAGAACAACACCTGGGCGCAGCCCTCGCCCGCGTAGATCTTGGCCGGCAGGGGCGTGGTGTTGCTGAACTCCAGGGTCACATAGCCTTCCCACTCGGGCTCGAAGGGGGTCACGTTGACGATGATTCCGCAGCGCGCATAGGTGCTCTTGCCCAGGCAGATGGTCAGCACATTGCGCGGGATGCGGAAGTACTCGACCGTGCGCGCCAGCGCGAAGCTGTTGGGCGGGATGATGCAGTGGTCGCCGTGGAAGTCGACGAAGCTCTTCTCGTCGAAATTCTTCGGGTCGACCACGGTGCTGTGGATGTTGGTGAAGACCTTGAATTCCGGTGCGCAGCGGATGTCGTAGCCGTAGCTGCTGGTCCCGTAGCTGATGACCCGGCGGCCCTCGACCTCGCGCACCTGCTTCGGCTCGAAGGGTTCGATCAGGCCGTGCTGCTCGGCCATGCGGCGGATCCAGCGGTCGCTCTTGATGCTCATCGGGAGTCCTCGTCGTGAAGCGCGGATTCTAGGAAGCGGCTCGCGTCCGCCGGGCCGCCGTTCCACTTTTGCTGCATTGCCGCAAAATGGCGGTGCGGCGCTCTCGCCGTGCCCCACCCCCTGCGCAGGAAGCCGCCATGCCCATCGTCGTGTTCAACCAGAAAGGCGGGGTCGGCAAGTCCACCATCACCTGCAACCTCGCGGCCATCAGCGCGCACGAGAGCCTGAAGACCCTGGTGATCGACCTGGACCAGCAGGCCAATTCCAGCGCCTACCTGCTGGGCCGCGAGGCCGCGGCCGCCGCGCGCGGCGTGGCCGACTTCTTCGAGCAGACGCTGAGCTTCAGCTTCCGCCCGCTGCCGGCCGGCGACTTCGTCACCCCCTCGCCCTTCCCCGGCCTGGACGTGATGGTGGCCAGCCCGCGGCTCGACGAATTGCAGACCAAGCTGGAGTCGCGCCACAAGATCTACAAGCTGCGCGAGGCCCTGCAGGCCCTGGCTGCCGACTACGACCGCATCTACATCGACACGCCACCCGCGTTGAACTTCTACACACGCTCGGCCCTGATGGGCGCCGGCGGCTGCCTGATCCCCTTCGACTGCGACGATTTCTCGCGCCAGGCGCTCTACACCCTGCTGGCCAACGTCGAGGAAATCCGCGCCGACCACAACCCCGAGCTGAAGGTGAAGGGCATCGTGGTCAACCAGTTCCAGCCGCGTGCCAAGCTGCCGCTGCGGCTGGTGCAGGAGCTGATCGAGGAGGGCCTGCCGGTGCTGCAACCCTATCTGGGCAGCTCGGTGAAGGTGCGCGAATCGCACCAGCTCGCGCAACCCATGATCCACCTGGAGCCGCGCCATGCCTTGACGCAGGCCCTGGTGGCCCTGCACGCCCAACTGGCCTGAGCGCAGCGTCAGGCTGCGGCGCTCAATCCGCCGGCAGCGGCCGGCGTTCCAGCGCGGCGGCGGGCTCGGCGTCGAAGCGCTCGAAGCCGCTGTAGCAGAGGAAGTGCCGGTTCACGGCCCGGCCGAACAGGGCCATGCCGAGCTGGCCGGCCAGGGCATGGCCCATCTGCGTGATGCCCGAGCGCGAGACGACGATGGGCACGCCCATCTGCGCGGCCTTGATGACCATCTCGCTGGTCAGCCGGCCGGTCGTGTAGAAGACCTTGCCGCGGCTGTCCAGGCCCTGCATCCACATCCAGCCAGCGATGGTGTCGATGGCATTGTGGCGGCCGACGTCCTCGACGAAGTGCAGCAACTCGGCGGTCTGCACGCCATCGGCGCCCTTGCCGAGCGCGAACAGGGCGCAGCCATGCACCGAGCCGGAAGACTTGTAGGTGCTCTCTTGCAGCCGCATGGCCTCCAGCAGGGCATAGAGGCCGCGCTGGCTGATGCGGGCCTCGGCCGGCGGCGGCAGCTCGATGCGGTCGATCTCGTCCATCAGGCCGCCGAAGACCGTGCCCTGGCCGCAGCCGGTGGTGACCACCTTCTGCGCGGTGCGTGCCTCCAGGTCGGGCAGGCCCGACACGGTGCGGACCGCGGCGGCATTGACCTCCCAATCGACGGTGATGGATTCGATGTCGTCCAGCCGCTCCAGCAGGCGCTGGTTGCGCAGGTAGCCCAGCACCAGCAGCTCGGGCGCGGCGCCGAGTGTCATCAGGGTGAGCAGCTCGCGCTTGTCGACGAAGACGGTGAGCGGTCGCTCGGCCGGGATGGAGGTGCTGCGATGCTCACCGTGCTCGTCGAGCACTTCGATGGCCTGTGTCAGGGGCGCCTGGGCCTGGGTCAGTCGGGGCAGCGGCATCGGGTCGCGGAAGGAATGGGTCGCCGGCCATGATGCCAGCGGGCGCACCGGCGGCCCGCACGCCATCCGGGTTCAGGGCTTGGGCGCGGACGCAGCCTCGGGCGGCGTGTAGACGAAGGGGCCGGGATCGGCGCAGGGCGGGGTGGCCACCGGCGGGCGGGTTTCCTTGCCCGCCGTCTTGGCGGTCGTGTAGTAGTGCGCTGCCGTGCGCTCCATGGACAGGCAGAGCTTGTAGGCGCCGACCTTGTCGCCATGGGCCGTCTTGGCCTTGGTTTCGTCGGCCTTGGCCTTGGCCTCGGGGCTGGGCGGCGGCAGCTTGGCCGCGACCGGGGCGGCCAGGCTCAGGGCCAGCGCGCCCAGGGCGGCGGCCTGGCAGAGGGTGTGAAGCTTCATGGCGTCTTCCTGCGGGAGCGGGTCTCGTCGGGGCTCAGGCCGGGCGGCCCAGGGCGGCGGACGCATCGGCCGCCGGCTGCGGGCTGCGCTGCGCGGGGATGCGGCCGGCCTGGATGTCCTCGGCCCACAGGGCATGGTGTTCGCGCGCCCAGGCCTCGTCGACATAGCCGCTGCGCATGGCCTGGTAGGCGCCCTGCATGCCCACCGTGCCCATGTAGATGTGACCGAGGAACATGGCCATCATCAGCACCGTGGCCACGGCATGGACCATGTGCGCGATCTGCATCTCGCCGCGCGTCTCGCCCAGGCCGGGCACCAGCTTGTCGAGCACGAGGCCCGAGGCCACGACGATCAGGCCCAGGCCGAAGACGCCGCCCCAGAAGACGATCTTCTCGCCCGCATTGAAGCGGTGTGAAGGCACATGGGCGCCGCTGAACAGGCCGCCACCGCGAACGATCCAGAGCCAGTCGTCCTTGCTCGGCATGTTGTCGCGCACGAAGGTGAAGAAGACCACCAGCAGCGACACCGCGAACACCGGTCCGGCGAAGTTGTGCACATTCTTCAGCGCATAGGCCAGCCAGCCGAACAGGGTCGGGCCGATCAGCGGCAGCAGCAGGAACTTGCCGAAGGCCATGACCACGCCCGAGACCGCCAGCAGCACGAAGGTGATGGCATTGCTCCAGTGCGCGGCCCGCTCGAAGTGGGTGAAGCGCTCGATGCGGCGGCCGGTTTCGGGCGCATGCAGCTTCATCGTGCCCTTGGCCTTGTAGAACAGGCCCAGGGCCAGCACGACGATCAGCAGCAGCGCGCCGCCGTAGGGCACGATCCACTGATTGCGGACCTGGCGCCAGGCCTCGCCGGCCGTCGTCCAGCGCGAGCCGGGGTACTGCACGAAGGGCTGAACCAGCACGCCCTGCTCGGCCCCGGGCAGGGTGGTGAAGCCGGCGTCATGGCCGGACTCGCGCACCGCACGCCAGAAGGGCGCATTGTTGCCAGGCTGGCTCTTGGCGCGCTCGGCATTGCTCTCGTCGGCACGCGGCTCGGCGGCTGCGCCGGGCTGCGCTGTAGCGGCGTCCGGCTGGGCCTGGGCCTGGGCCTGGGCGCTCAGCCCGGCCAGGGCCAGCATGCAGCCGGCCAGAAGGGTGCGGCAGGTGGCGGAAAGACTCATGGTTCGACCTCGGGGCGGAGGAAGTCGGGGCACGGCCCGCGCAAGGCGGGCCGGCCGCTCATTTCGAGACGCGGGCGTATTCGTTCTGGCCCTGGTTGCGGCTGCGGATCTGCTGCTCCCAGCTCGCCTGGTCCTTGCCCTGCCAGCCCGGGGCGGCGAAGGGCGAGGCCTCGGACTGCCAGGCGGGACGGTCGGCCCGCTTCTGGCCCGCAGCCAGTTCCTGCGGGGGCTCGCCACATGCAGCCAGCCCGGCCGCCAGCGCCAGCAAGAGGCCCGTGCGGACGGCGATCAAGACTGGCCTCCGGCCGGCGCCTTGCCTTCGCCCGGCTTGCCGTAGGCGGTGCCCCAGCCCCAGACCTCGCTGCCCTTGCCGCGCGTCAGCACGCGGGTGCGGAAGATGTCCGCCACCACATCGCCGTCGCCGCCCAGCAGGGCCTTGGTCGAGCACATCTCCGCGCAGGCGGGAAGCTTGCCTTCCGACAGGCGGTTGCTGCCGTACTTCTCGAACTCGGTCTCGCTGCCATGGGCCTCGGGGCCGCCGGCGCAGAAGGTGCACTTGTCCATCTTGCCGCGCAGGCCGAAGGTACCGTTGGTCGGGAACTGCGGCGCGCCGAAGGGGCAGGCGTAGCTGCAGTAGCCGCAGCCGATGCAGACGTCCTTGTCGTGCAGCACCACGCCTTCGTCGGTGCGGTAGAAGCAGTCGACCGGGCAGACCGCCATGCAGGGCGCATCGCTGCAATGCATGCAGGCGACCGAGATGCTCTTCTCGCCGGGCAGGCCGTCGTTGAGGGTGACGACGCGGCGGCGGTTGACGCCCCAGGGCACCTCGTGTTCCGCCTTGCAGGCGGTGACGCAACCGTTGCACTCGATGCAACGCTCGGCGTCGCAGATGAACTTCATGCGGGCCATGTCAGCTCCTTCTTAGGCCGAGGCCTTTTCGATCTGGCAAAGGGTGGTCTTGGTCTCCTGCATCATCGTCACGCTGTCGTAGCCGTAGGTCGTGGCGGTGTTGATCGCCTCGCCGCGGACCACGGGCATGGCGCCCTGCGGGTAATAGGGCGCCAGGTCGACGCCCCCCCAACGACCGGAAAAGTGGAAGGGCAGGAAGACCGTCTCGGCATCGACCCGCTCGGTCACCAGCGCCTTGACCTTGATGCCGGGGAAGCCCGGCACCTGCTGCATGGGCGGCGTCTTGACCCAGACCATGTCGCCGTTGCGGATGCCGCGGTCGTTGGCGGCACGCGGGTTGAGCTCGACGAACATGTCCTGCTGAAGCTCGGCCAGGTAGGGGTTGGAGCGGGTCTCCTCGCCACCGCCTTCGTACTCGACGAGCCGGCCGCTGGTCATGATCAGCGGGAACTGCTTGCCGATGTCGAGGTTGGCGTCCTGCACGGTCTTGAAGAGCGTCGGCAGGCGCCAGAAGGCCTTCTTGTCGTCATGCGTCGGGTACTTGGCGACGAGGTCCGGCCGGTTGCTGTAGAGCGGCTCGCGGTGCTTGGGGATGGGGTCGGGGAAGTTCCAGACCACCGCCCGCGCCTTGGCATTGCCGAAGGGATGGCAGCCGTGGTTCTGCATCACGACGCGCTGGATGCCGCCGGACAGGTCGGTCTTCCAGTTCTTGCCCTCGGCGGCCTTCTTCTCGTCCTCGGTCAGTTCGTCCCACCAGCCCAGCTTCTTGAGCAGGACGTGATCGAACTCGGGGTAGCCGGTGGTCAGGTCGGCGCCCTTGCTGTGCGAGCCGTCGGCTGCGAGCAAGGACACGCCATCCTTCTCGACGCCGAAGTTCGCGCGGAAATTGCCGCCGCCTTCCATCACATGCCGGGAGGTGTCGTAGAGATTGGGCGAGCCCGGATGCTTGAGCTCGGCCGTGCCGTAGCAGGGCCAGGGCAGGCCGAAGTAGTCACCGTCGAGCTTGTAACCAGTGGCCTGGTCGATGCCGCCCTTGGCCCGCAACGTGTTCACGTCGAAGACATGCATGTTGCGCATGTGGGCCTTCAGGCGCTCGGGGCTCTGGCCGGTGTAGCCGATGGTCCAGACGGCGCGGTTGATCTCGCGCAGGATCGATTCGGTCTCGGGCTCCATGCCGCCCTTGCCCTGCACCATGGTGTAGTTCTTGACCAGCTCCTTGCCGAAGCCGAGCTTGTCGGCAAGCTGGCTCATGATCATGTGGTCGGTGCGGCTCTCCCACAGCGGGTCGATGACCTTCTCGCGCCACTGGATCGAGCGGTTCGACGCGGTGCAGGAGCCGCTGGTCTCGAACTGCGTGGTGGTCGGCAGCAGGTAGACGGCGCGCTTGGGGTTCTGGTCCTCGGGCTTGCCGGGCATGGCCGCCATCGCGGCGGTGGCGCTGGGGAAGGGGTCGACGACGACCAGCAGGTCCAGCTTGTCCATGGCCCGCTTCATCTCCAGGCCGCGGGTCTGCGAGTTGGGCGCATGGCCCCAGAAGAACAGCGCGCGCAGATTGCTGTCCTGGTCGATCAGCTCGTTCTTCTCCAGCACGCCGTCGACCCAGCGCGAGACCGTCATGCCGGACTTGCTCATCATGCCCGGCGCGTACTGGGCCTTGATCCAGTCGAAGTCCACGCCCCAGACCTTGGCGTAGTGCTTCCACGAGCCCTCGGCCAGGCCGTAGTAGCCGGGCAGGCTGTCGGGGTTGGGACCAACGTCGGTCGCGCCCTGCACGTTGTCGTGGCCGCGGAAGATGTTGGTGCCGCCCCCGCTCACGCCCACATTGCCCAGCGCAAGCTGAAGCAGGCAGGAGGCGCGCACGATGGCATTGCCAATGGTGTGCTGCGTCTGGCCCATGCACCACACGATGGTGCCGGGCCGGTTCTCGGCCAGGATCTTGGCCACCTTGAAAGTGGTGGCCTCATCGACGCCGCAGGCTTCCTGCACCTTGTCCGGCGTCCAATTGGCGAGCACTTCCTCGCGCACCTTCTCCATGCCGTAGACACGGTCGGCGAGGTACTTCTGGTCCTCCCAGCCGTTCTTGAAGATGTGCCACATCACGCCGAAGAGGAAGGGGATGTCGGACCCCGAGCGGATCCGCACGTACTCATCGGCCTTGGCCGCCGTCCGCGTGAAGCGCGGGTCGACGACGATCATCTTGCAGCCCTTCTCCTTGGCATGCAGCATGTGCAGCATCGAGACGGGGTGCGCCTCCGCCGCATTGCTGCCGATGTAGATCGCCGCCTTGGCGTTCTGCATGTCGTTGTAGGAGTTGGTCATCGCCCCGTAGCCCCAGGTGTTGGCGACACCCGCGACCGTGGTGGAGTGGCAGATGCGCGCCTGGTGGTCGGTGTTGTTGCTGCCCCAGAAGCTGATCCACTTGCGCAGCAGATAGGCCTGCTCGTTGTTGTGCTTGCTGGAGCCGACGACGAAGAGCGCGTCCGGGCCGCTCTCCTTCTTGATGGCCAGCAGGCGCTCGCTGATCTCCTCGTAGGCCTGGTCCCAACTGATGCGCTGGTACTTGCCGTCGACCAGCTTCATCGGGTACTTCAGGCGGAACTCGCCATGGCCATGCTCGCGCAGGGCCGCACCCTTGGCGCAGTGCGCGCCGAGGTTGATCGGCGAATCGAAGACCGGCTCCTGCCGGACCCAGACGCCGTTCTCGACCACGGCATCCACCGCGCAA
This window of the Piscinibacter lacus genome carries:
- a CDS encoding GGDEF domain-containing protein, whose amino-acid sequence is MRQADPPSPGLAWPLLETLADALGAVLLRKDAQGRYLSLNAAGARALGLDDAAAAWGRDDAALLPADRAERLARAEQGAAPGMPTHPLLIDLGPPGAPATYLSARLRLDPPAADGTALVGLWLDARGQQRAEQALRQTLAQFEALQQAHEQLSRAVQPRALAEEPVPGLHPPAQFDANLRREADLSQREHREFALVLIEPDALPPEGPPAAERRGLVEALGRLLRDSTRAMDTPCRLDGERHALLMSGCGLAAAHKRMEGLRRACASQIVVAGDQALHFSVSIGIAVFPISATSTQALLDAARTALQAAQAQGGNQVVLASIPFAG
- a CDS encoding NAD(P)/FAD-dependent oxidoreductase, encoding MDRADVVIVGAGAAGLFCAGVAGQRGLSVLLIDHAEKVAEKIRISGGGRCNFTNRDAGPAHFLSENPAFCRSALARYTPAQFIALVQRHRIAWHEKHKGQLFCDDSSESIIQMLLRECEAGGVRRWQPCRVEAVRQTAAGGFELDTSRGLVQARQLVVASGGLSIPKIGASDWGHRIARQFGHRIVEPRPGLVPLTFAAADWAPFADLAGLALPVRVATGSKPARGEFLEDLLFTHRGLSGPAVLQISSHWRPGQMLELDLLPGIDLAAALREAKQRSRKQLGNELLTWLPARLAEKVCAPLGELARRTLPEQRDATLSGLADRLQRWQLLPSGTEGYRKAEVTMGGVDTRELSSQTMESRRVPGLHFIGEVADVTGWLGGYNFQWAWASAQACAMGLRADGG
- the rpsU gene encoding 30S ribosomal protein S21; this encodes MTTIRLKENEPFDVALRRFKRTIEKLGLLTDLRAREFYEKPTAERKRKKAAAVKRHYKRVRSQQLPKRLY
- a CDS encoding GatB/YqeY domain-containing protein — its product is MSLKDRITEDMKTAMRAKDAERLGTIRLLLAALKQKEVDERITLDDAAVIAVVDKLIKQRKDSVSQYSAAGRQDLADKEQAEITVLTAYLPQRLDAAEVQARVDALGNALAAELGRALAAADMGKLMGSAKAALAGIAEMAQVSAAVKSRLSR
- a CDS encoding TIGR01244 family sulfur transferase, whose amino-acid sequence is MSPSDLPLQRANADLAFAPQLGPEAMAAVAASGFRSVINNRPDGEGGPGQPSSESVQAAAEAAGLQYAHLPVLGSMQTPEQARAMAELLASMPKPILAFCRSGARSARLCALASEFTPR
- the dinB gene encoding DNA polymerase IV — its product is MSRRIAHLDMDAFFASVELLSRPELAGLPLVIGGSRPAGGEGPPAPEPLGRYRGRGVVTTATYPARAFGVHSGMPLMQAARLAPQALRLPPDFEAYKAASRAFKAAAATIAPTIEDRGIDEIYLDLSALPGVAEDGGRACAAALQAAVRAATGLSCSIAVAPNKLLAKLGSELDKPGGLTVLGPEDLATRIWPLPARKLNGIGPRAAEKLSALGMQTLGELAAADPAWLIVHFGPRYGAWLHEAAQGRDERPVVTHREPKSLSRETTFERNLHPRSDRAELGAVFTRLCERLAEDLRKRGLRAGRVGVKLRDADFRTLSREQTLDTPSDEAATLRRAAGLGLKRMPLDQPLRLLGVRASSLRAADAPETAPIRRRPPAGPQTAELFTD
- the dcd gene encoding dCTP deaminase, with protein sequence MSIKSDRWIRRMAEQHGLIEPFEPKQVREVEGRRVISYGTSSYGYDIRCAPEFKVFTNIHSTVVDPKNFDEKSFVDFHGDHCIIPPNSFALARTVEYFRIPRNVLTICLGKSTYARCGIIVNVTPFEPEWEGYVTLEFSNTTPLPAKIYAGEGCAQVLFFESDEVCETSYADRGGKYQGQVGVTLPKA
- a CDS encoding ParA family protein, with amino-acid sequence MPIVVFNQKGGVGKSTITCNLAAISAHESLKTLVIDLDQQANSSAYLLGREAAAAARGVADFFEQTLSFSFRPLPAGDFVTPSPFPGLDVMVASPRLDELQTKLESRHKIYKLREALQALAADYDRIYIDTPPALNFYTRSALMGAGGCLIPFDCDDFSRQALYTLLANVEEIRADHNPELKVKGIVVNQFQPRAKLPLRLVQELIEEGLPVLQPYLGSSVKVRESHQLAQPMIHLEPRHALTQALVALHAQLA
- a CDS encoding formate dehydrogenase accessory sulfurtransferase FdhD, which translates into the protein MPLPRLTQAQAPLTQAIEVLDEHGEHRSTSIPAERPLTVFVDKRELLTLMTLGAAPELLVLGYLRNQRLLERLDDIESITVDWEVNAAAVRTVSGLPDLEARTAQKVVTTGCGQGTVFGGLMDEIDRIELPPPAEARISQRGLYALLEAMRLQESTYKSSGSVHGCALFALGKGADGVQTAELLHFVEDVGRHNAIDTIAGWMWMQGLDSRGKVFYTTGRLTSEMVIKAAQMGVPIVVSRSGITQMGHALAGQLGMALFGRAVNRHFLCYSGFERFDAEPAAALERRPLPAD
- a CDS encoding formate dehydrogenase subunit gamma; this translates as MSLSATCRTLLAGCMLALAGLSAQAQAQAQPDAATAQPGAAAEPRADESNAERAKSQPGNNAPFWRAVRESGHDAGFTTLPGAEQGVLVQPFVQYPGSRWTTAGEAWRQVRNQWIVPYGGALLLIVVLALGLFYKAKGTMKLHAPETGRRIERFTHFERAAHWSNAITFVLLAVSGVVMAFGKFLLLPLIGPTLFGWLAYALKNVHNFAGPVFAVSLLVVFFTFVRDNMPSKDDWLWIVRGGGLFSGAHVPSHRFNAGEKIVFWGGVFGLGLIVVASGLVLDKLVPGLGETRGEMQIAHMVHAVATVLMMAMFLGHIYMGTVGMQGAYQAMRSGYVDEAWAREHHALWAEDIQAGRIPAQRSPQPAADASAALGRPA